In Choristoneura fumiferana unplaced genomic scaffold, NRCan_CFum_1 Sck3bRy_369;HRSCAF=857_pilon, whole genome shotgun sequence, the sequence ATAAACATGTTTCAGTGATTTGAGGAATCAAGATATGGCTCAAGTTATTATTGGTATTATACAACTAAACTATTCAGAGTTCTTACAGCTTGGTAAATTAAGAGTTTGAAAATAGCCAGCACTAGTTTTTCTACCTACATTTTTGATGCGGACAACAGTTCTGCAAACTCTTCATTTGCGAAGGTGTGTTAGCTAAACCAGCTTTTTGCTTTTTAGTAGCCTTagcgaaatacttacatatttaatgCCTTGACTATATATAAGTTTTATGCGTTGGCGAACGCACGTCGAGAAAATTAATTGTAAACACTGGGATATGATGAGTTAAGTTTTAACGACGAATAAGCAGCTTAGTGCACCATAGTGTATTTCGACAGAATgtatcaattcaattcaattttatttcccatcaattaaattttatatcacAATTGAACTGAAACTAAATCGTACCGCACCGCTCCCAGAAGCTTGTGGACTTATTATAATGTTCTATGGTATACTGATGATTAGTTTTGAGGGCTGCGAGACAGCGTGAATAActtagaaataaaattgttatttgacatcacaatacaataaataactaaGCTAGTTTCATTATCATAAATGGCGTTCCTGCGTATCCTGACTACTCAAGTTGCTGATAAAATGTGCCAATTTAGGCAAACTAACCAACTTCAGACACTGACACGGCAATGGAAGACTGGTGCCTGTTGAATTATATTCTTTATTCACACGTTATTAGAGTCCGTTTTACGACTCCCCAAGGTAACGGGATCACAATAgcaagttaaaaaaacataggtaagaaataatgaataaataggTTAAAAATTGAATAATCAATACGTATGGTAGTCTCGCGTAACACTTAACTCTTACTGAGAACCGTCCACCTCGGGAGAAAGAAAATGTAGAGATTAAAATATAGTAAATCAAAGACGACTTAAAATAATACGTCTTATGCgtgtaactatttatttatataacagCTTCGACGAATAACACCGTAAATGCACCATACAATACCGTAATTCATTCTTATCAATTCCTTAAATACATAAACGATCGCACCTACAACGTTATTCCTCGGCACTGCTCGTACGCGACTAAATAGTGTACATAGTAATATGGGGCGTAGAGccgtaaaaattacaaaatatcgTCACTAGGAGGGTGGCTCCGAGGTACGGAGCCGTTCGTTAAACGTTTCGGGCGGGCGATGGTCGTCGGCGCTCGGGAGGGAGCGAAGCGCTTCCGAACACCGACCACTAACAACCGGACAGCCATCCACGAGATCTAAGACCGGTCGCAGGACAGCGCTCGGAAAGGGAAAGCCGATCAAGAAGCTATTTACAGCTCGACGACCCGAGCCCCGGCCGTCGACACCGAAACTTAGGCCACCAGGGATACGTCTACTCtcgaaacccttataggatcctCTCGTAGAACAGTAGGTAGGCCTGCGCGCGGAGCACCTTTTCCTCGCTGATCTCGGACACCATGCTGTCGGACACGTAGTACCACTTGCCGGCGGGCGGGTCCGCGGTCACGCCGTCGCCGGACTCGTAGCCCGACAGGTCCGACTCGGAGCCGGGGTCGCCGTcgccggcggcgggcgcgggcgcgggcggcgccacGTTGGCGCTCTTGGGCAGGAACCCCCAGCGCGGGTGGTCGCGGCGCAGCGGCGCGCGCACCTTGACGTAGGCGACGTAGTGTCCGCCGTGCATGCCGCCCGAGTGCTCCACGACGCCGTACAGCGCGTACAAGAGCTGGTCGTGACGCGCGCCGGCGCGGCGCATCTTGTCCAGCGCGCAGAACGGCGCCAGGTCCAGCGCGGCCGGGAACTCGACGTGCTTGGACATCTTGCGGAACATGCAGCGCGGGCCCAGCTGGAACCGCTTCAGGTGCAGGATGAGCACGGCCGGCGCGCTCGCGACCAGGAACCGCTTGGTCGCGTTGGTGTAGACCGTCCGCACCTTCCCGTCCTGGTCGTTCCCCTCGCGCTTGGAGCAGGTGTCGCAGCCGACCTTGTTGTTGCCGGTGAGCAGCTCGAGCGCGGTGAACTGGCTGAGGCAGGAGGCTACGCTGCACTCGTCCTCGTCGCTCACGTGCCGCTGGCCGCCGCGCGAGTACGACAGGAAGTCCAGCAGCACCTTGTCGTCGGCGCCGCCCAGCGTGGGGCGcgagggcggcggcgcgggcagcgcgggcggcgcggggggcgcgctCAGAGTCTTCTCCTCCATGTCAAGTTTGAGCTTGTCGAGTTTGTTGGCGACTTGGACGTGGTTGGCGAGGTCCTCGGGCTGCCGGTCGGGGGGCGACTCGTAGCTGCTGTCGCCGCTGTGCTCCAGCAGCTGGCGGGAGCCGGCCACGCTGATGCCGCGCGAGACCACCTTGTTGGAGTACTCGGGGGCGAAGGCGATGCGCGACACGGGCCTCTCGGGctccgccggcgccggcgcctccGTCAGCTCCAGATTGATCTCGCTCGACAGCGAGCTCGGGCTTCCAAGCTCCTTGTTATCTGTGGGAGAATCCACATGATCGACCGTCTCGGTAGAGTTGTGTTTGGTGGCCTCCGGGCTGGCCACGCCGGAGTCCGGATTCGAGAGATTCTCGAAGGGTACGAGGGGCTTGTATTCGAGAGGGACGGTCGTGGTCGACGTGGACGAGTCGACGTACTCCACTTTCCCGTTTTCGGGGGCGTCTTTCTCTACGAGGTGGACGGGACTGGTGCGGATGGAGTCGGAGCTGATGACCTTCTCAGAGTTATACCCTGACTCCATGTGGTAGTGAGCGAAGTTGGCAGCCGTGTGTGCTATGGCTTGGGTGCCTACGGAAGCGCTGTGGGTATCTGCTCTTCGCGGGACATCCTCCAAGTTGTCTTCGACATCAGCGTCTGACTGCTCTGAGGAAGACTTACCGTCTTCCTTCTTCGGACCGTTCGCTTCAGGCGTCGTGTCGTCTTTTGACGTGGAATTACCTAGAAATAGATATAGGATTGTGTCAATAATGTTGAAGATTAAGTATACTTGAGCTTAAGCTGCATGACTGCAGATTTTGTCTCTTTATAAGTTATATTAACAGAAAAACTGAACAGCTAAAAATTTACAAGGTGCCAGAAGAATGGATGAATCTTACTATACATACGGATACCAATAATGATGTCCGCAACAAagctattatattatttaggcCACTCTTAGAACCACATCCGCAATCAGATCTCTCCATTCTTACAagggtatttattttaatgcaaCAGAATGTTTTCAGAGCAGAATTCAGATATGTAAATCAATGGAATATTTTCGCGGGACTCGTATTGTTTAATACAGCTGCATGTGAAGCGATAGTAAGCCATGCGAGCAGCACCTTTGTTCTTGCGCGCCGCTTTTCTCGCAGCAATCCGCTCCTTTTTAAGCTGATGCTTCGACGGTTTATTGTCTTCTTGTGTATTGTACATATTCTCCTCTGAAAATATGTTATTTCGTCAattttctatattatttacCACACACAATGCGACATTAATTGTTTATGACGGGACAGCAAGCTTTAAAACAATTGTTATCGGACATGGACGAAATCGGCACACAAAAGGGGAGTTTAAATAGCAAACACATTGGATATCAAACTTTTGGCTCGAGTTGATGCCATGAGCAGGTAAAATTTAGGTAATGAATGGCTCTCACATTTCGTCTACAATATGCACATAAAACTTGATATCCGAGCGCGTGATTATCAAAATCTCCAATCGCAACAGAATCACGATTCAGTATCATTTATTAGTtggaaaaattagttttttattttattttattatctaagTATTTCATT encodes:
- the LOC141445141 gene encoding LOW QUALITY PROTEIN: ubiquitin carboxyl-terminal hydrolase 16/45-like (The sequence of the model RefSeq protein was modified relative to this genomic sequence to represent the inferred CDS: inserted 1 base in 1 codon) encodes the protein MVKKKRQSDPGENGDESTESCDENVKSACPHVAKAVDLTRLKKSLKVGGFEKECSECLKSTKTEVSDPDFVEDLSLWMCLRCGTQLCGRARNQHALNHFNRPHSDSHALTANTTTWAIYCYNCNDEVTATSSKKLHECIEYLKKQAVSGSANKSLPPIELPPPQETILKIDYFKGKDKATGYNGQRVRGLSNLGNTCFFNSVMQCLVQTPYLLPVLREMSTTGEQFTLPGGQLKMKLDGEEMKEVELPPITGQLSEWGPLTRTLAETLADLQTGEGGVYNPRKLLSALVNKLPQFGGGDQHDAHELLRHLLEAVRSEDLRRYQSVILNSLGMNSKVDPSKVDGEIKQKVKFYGQQASDTMLRPEQVFRGFLVSTLECQECFHQSDRAEYFLDLSLPVAASRPQPPXVVRRKTPNEENMYNTQEDNKPSKHQLKKERIAARKAARKNKGNSTSKDDTTPEANGPKKEDGKSSSEQSDADVEDNLEDVPRRADTHSASVGTQAIAHTAANFAHYHMESGYNSEKVISSDSIRTSPVHLVEKDAPENGKVEYVDSSTSTTTVPLEYKPLVPFENLSNPDSGVASPEATKHNSTETVDHVDSPTDNKELGSPSSLSSEINLELTEAPAPAEPERPVSRIAFAPEYSNKVVSRGISVAGSRQLLEHSGDSSYESPPDRQPEDLANHVQVANKLDKLKLDMEEKTLSAPPAPPALPAPPPSRPTLGGADDKVLLDFLSYSRGGQRHVSDEDECSVASCLSQFTALELLTGNNKVGCDTCSKREGNDQDGKVRTVYTNATKRFLVASAPAVLILHLKRFQLGPRCMFRKMSKHVEFPAALDLAPFCALDKMRRAGARHDQLLYALYGVVEHSGGMHGGHYVAYVKVRAPLRRDHPRWGFLPKSANVAPPAPAPAAGDGDPGSESDLSGYESGDGVTADPPAGKWYYVSDSMVSEISEEKVLRAQAYLLFYERIL